In a single window of the Scyliorhinus canicula chromosome 1, sScyCan1.1, whole genome shotgun sequence genome:
- the si:dkey-23f9.4 gene encoding uncharacterized protein si:dkey-23f9.4 isoform X3, with the protein MNKSIHGHSLIIGSDEEEKLSSLFWFDQSSQEDSEQSAVNDKTRALADFERNTFSDHLTGTDILSQRKDNLQDQTRLLFALDNIRSNVSSNNIDTVNQHSSLCRSDSSNYVSATDLNKPQEEVFDAVSELGQRISRFRTLNNEAEFDRESEEVSSTSDAGSITGRRPNSAQPFFTRDLWSSRPGGTDGYGCISNAPKSFIRPLMDHPHTRNIKKSDPVAKYFEYKRNWETFKAPGEKDRKELRWGIREQMFYKNQLPLVSSLFSFHFHCLFPTNVSPIPMNYGGHIYIQYKILNQQDIFIIPCICNIVNKYLLQFTFKVSSLIIGIS; encoded by the exons ATGAATAAATCAATACATGGTCACTCACTGATCATTGGCAGTGACGAAGAAGAGAAACTGTCGTCTTTGTTTTGGTTTGACCAATCAAGTCAGGAAGACTCTGAACAATCCGCAGTAAATGATAAGACTCGTGCTTTGGCAGATTTTGAAAGAAATACTTTCTCAGACCACCTGACTGGGACTGATATTTTGAGTCAAAGGAAGGACAATTTACAGGATCAGACCAGGCTTCTGTTTGCACTGGATAACATAAGAAGTAATGTGTCATCTAATAATATAGATACTGTCAACCAGCATAGCAGTCTCTGTAGAAGTGACTCTTCTAACTATGTTTCAGCAACAGACCTCAACAAACCACAAGAGGAGGTTTTTG ATGCAGTCAGTGAATTGGGACAGAGGATCAGCAGATTTCGGACTCTCAACAATGAAGCAGAGTTTGACAGAGAGAGTGAAGAAGTGAGCAGCACCTCTGACGCTGGAAGCATAACTGGAAGACGACCAAATTCTGCCCAACCATTCTTCACAAGAGATCTG TGGAGCTCTAGGCCTGGCGGAACTGACGGCTATGGTTGTATTTCAAATGCACCAAAATCAT TTATTAGACCACTAATGGATCACCCTCACACAAGAAACATAAAGAAAAGTGATCCTGTAGCAAA GTATTTTGAATATAAACGAAACTGGGAAACTTTCAAAGCTCCTGGAGAAAAAGATAGGAAAGAATTGCGATGGGGAATAAGG GAACAAATGTTTTATAAGAACCAACTACCTCTTGTGAGTAGTCTATTTTCTTTTCACTTCCACTGTCTTTTCCCAACGAATGTAAGCCCAATTCCCATGAATTATGGTGGTCACATTTATATACAATATAAAATACTAAATCAGCAAGATATATTTATAATACCTTGCATTTGCAATATAGTAAACAAATACCTGCTGCAGTTTACATTTAAAGTATCTTCACTGATTATTGGAATAAGTTGA